GCCAACCATGATAAGCGTTTTTTGGATGAGAACCTTTGGAGATTATATCGGTTGAAAGTACAGAATCGTCTGTTTGACACCAAACATATATATCAGTTTTTATACCCTGAATGGGAAGATTACACGTTGGAATCCATATTATCCCATCTAAACCGAGAGGTGGGGAAAAGACATCATGCGTTAAGTGATGCTCAAATGGCAGCGGATTTATGGAAAACGGCGATGCATGAAGTGTCGAAACGAGGAGCCCGGAATTTGGGAGATCTATACCATCTTCTTGCCGTAGCAAGATAGTTTTCCCACGCTATGTTGAAATTCGTTATAAAGACGAAGAGACTTTTTTTACGATGTATGCATATGCAACTGGGATTTGCCATAAAAGGGATTTCCCATAGAAAGGATCTTTCTATCTTTTTTTTTTTGAATGGATTGCATAAATAAACGTAAGGATGTATTATAATTCATAACAGAGAAAAAGGGGTGGGGAAGGTGAAAATCGCTCTCATCGGGACAGGATATAGCAGTATAGAGTTGGTTCGTATTTTGCTCCAACATCCGAATGCTGAATTGAAGAAGGTGATCACACACTCCCAAGGGGGAAAAGAGCTTCAGGAGATGTATCCTCACCTGGCTTCAATCGCTGATTTTTCTTTGGAAGATTTAGAGATGGATTCTTTTCGTTCCGGTCTGGATGTTGTTTTCCTTGGTACCCCTGCCGGAGTGAGTGGAAAATGGACACCAAAGCTTTTAGATCTGGGCGTGCGGGTGATTGATTTATCAGGAGATTACCGACTAAAGGATCCCAAAGAATATGAAGCATGGTATAAAAAGGAGGCTTCCCTCTCTTATTTAGGCGAGGCGGTTTATGGGTTAAGCGAAATCTATAAGGAAGAGATTAAAGGAGCAAGACTCGTCGCCAACCCTGGTTGTTATCCGACAGCTTCATTGCTAACGCTGATCCCTGCGCTCAAGGAAGGGTTGATTTCCCACGAGGGGATTATCATCGATGCAAAATCCGGAATATCGGGAGCGGGAAGGGGAGTAAGTCTCTCACTCCATTACTCAGAGGTAAATGAAAATTTTAAGGCTTATAAAGTGGGGATTCATCAACATATCCCGGAGATTGAACAGGAATTAAGCAAGATTAAAATGGAGAAGGTTTTCCTTACCTTTATCCCCCACTTGGCTCCCATGACCAGGGGAATTTTGGTTACCGTCTACGGTCGAAGGAAATCAAACACAACAACCCGTGACCTGATCGAGCTATACCGGGAGTTTTACCGCGGAAGCCCCTTTGTGCGGATTCGAGGTGAAGGTTCTTATCCGGCGACCAAAGAAGTGTATGGATCAAATTATTGTGATATTGGGGTTTATGTAGATGAAAGAAGCGATCAGATCATTCTTTTTGGCGCCATCGATAACATGGTAAAGGGTGCCG
The DNA window shown above is from Thermicanus aegyptius DSM 12793 and carries:
- the argC gene encoding N-acetyl-gamma-glutamyl-phosphate reductase encodes the protein MKIALIGTGYSSIELVRILLQHPNAELKKVITHSQGGKELQEMYPHLASIADFSLEDLEMDSFRSGLDVVFLGTPAGVSGKWTPKLLDLGVRVIDLSGDYRLKDPKEYEAWYKKEASLSYLGEAVYGLSEIYKEEIKGARLVANPGCYPTASLLTLIPALKEGLISHEGIIIDAKSGISGAGRGVSLSLHYSEVNENFKAYKVGIHQHIPEIEQELSKIKMEKVFLTFIPHLAPMTRGILVTVYGRRKSNTTTRDLIELYREFYRGSPFVRIRGEGSYPATKEVYGSNYCDIGVYVDERSDQIILFGAIDNMVKGAAGQAVQNMNLMFGLDERTGLLQTPIYP